The window CACGACGCCCACCGCTCGCAGAACCCGATGGTGCCGTCTCAGCCGAGGGGTGTCGTCGCCCACATCGCTCCTTCGTCGGGCTGCGCCGTCACTCAGGAGCGTAGCGCGCCGACCGGTCGATCTCCGACCCGGGGATCAGCGGTCGAGCGTGCGCTCCGGCGAACCGACGTAGAGCTGCTGCGGGCGGCCGATCTTCGTCTGCGGGTCGAGGTTCATCTCGCGCCAGTGGGCGATCCAGCCCGGGAGGCGGCCGATGGCGAACAGGACCGTGAACATCCGGGTCGGGAAGCCCATGGCCTTGTAGATGACGCCCGTGTAGAAGTCGACGTTCGGATACAGCTTGCGGTCGATGAAGTACTGGTCCGCGAGCGCGACCTCTTCGAGCTCCTTGGCGATGTCGAGCAGCGGGTCGTGCACGCCGAGCGCCTCGAGCACCTCGTCGGCGGACTGCTTCACGAGCTTGGCGCGCGGGTCGAAGTTCTTGTAGACGCGGTGACCGAAGCCCATCAGCTTGACGCCGGACTCCTTGTTCTTGACCCGCTCCACGAACTTCTGGACGCTCTCGCCCGAGTCGCGGATGCCCGCGAGCATCTGCAGCACCGCCTCGTTGGCGCCGCCGTGCAGCGGGCCGTAGAGGGCGTTGATGCCGGCCGAGACGGACGCGAACAGGTTCGCCTGGGTGGAGCCGACCAGCCGCACCGTCGAGGTGGAGGCGTTCTGCTCGTGGTCCTCGTGCAGGATGAGCAGGCGCTCCAGGGCGCGGGACAGCACCGGGTTGACCTCGTACGGCTCGGCGAGGGTGCCGAAGTTGAGGCGCAGGAAGTTGTCGACGAAACTCAGCGAGTTGTCCGGGTAGAGGAACGCCTGGCCGAGGCTCTTCTTGTGCGCGTACGCGGCGATCACCGGCAGCTTGGCGAGGAGCCGGATGGTCGACAGCTCCACCTGCTCCGGGTCGCTGACGCTGAGCGAGTCCTGGTAGAAGGTCGACAGGGCCGACACCGCGCTCGAGAGCACCGACATCGGGTGCGCGTCGTGCGGCAGGGCGTCGAAGAAACGGCGCAGGTCCTCGTGGAGGAGCGTGTGACGGCGGATGCGCTCGTCGAAGTCGGCCAGCTCGGTCTCCGACGGCAGCTCGCCGTGGATCAGCAGCCACGCCACCTCGAGGAAGGTCGACTTCTCGGCCAGCTGCTCGATCGGGTAGCCGCGGTAGCGCAGGATGCCCTGCTCGCCGTCGATGTAGGTGATCGACGAGCGGGTGGCCGCCGTGTTGACGAAGCCGTAGTCGAGGCTGGTGAGCCCGGTCTGCTTGGTCAGCGACGAGAAGTCGATGCTCGACGCGCCGTCGACGCTCGGCCGGATGGGGAACTCGGCCGTGCCGCCCGGGTAGCTGAGCGACGCGGTCGCCAGCTCGGTCTCGGCCGCCGCTCTCTCGGTGCCGGTGCTCTCGGTGCCGAGTCCGCTCACAACGCCTCCTGGTGGGATATCGCCTCATGGCTGGTGATTCGTGCGCGCGCCGGGTGTGGCAGCGCTGCGACAGAGCCGTCCGCTAGTCGGGCCTGCCGATACAGCCTAACGAACGCGGGCGACAACTGTGGCATCGGGCAAAGGCCCGCGGATGCCGTTAGAGGGAGTCTCCAAAGCCGCGCAGCCGGTCTGCGGCCGCCGCGATCCGCTCGTCGGTCG is drawn from Leifsonia shinshuensis and contains these coding sequences:
- a CDS encoding citrate synthase → MATASLSYPGGTAEFPIRPSVDGASSIDFSSLTKQTGLTSLDYGFVNTAATRSSITYIDGEQGILRYRGYPIEQLAEKSTFLEVAWLLIHGELPSETELADFDERIRRHTLLHEDLRRFFDALPHDAHPMSVLSSAVSALSTFYQDSLSVSDPEQVELSTIRLLAKLPVIAAYAHKKSLGQAFLYPDNSLSFVDNFLRLNFGTLAEPYEVNPVLSRALERLLILHEDHEQNASTSTVRLVGSTQANLFASVSAGINALYGPLHGGANEAVLQMLAGIRDSGESVQKFVERVKNKESGVKLMGFGHRVYKNFDPRAKLVKQSADEVLEALGVHDPLLDIAKELEEVALADQYFIDRKLYPNVDFYTGVIYKAMGFPTRMFTVLFAIGRLPGWIAHWREMNLDPQTKIGRPQQLYVGSPERTLDR